A genome region from Brooklawnia propionicigenes includes the following:
- a CDS encoding O-acetyl-ADP-ribose deacetylase: MNAQITLHKGDITTDAEADAIVNAANTSLLGGGGVDGAIHRAAGPELLAECRTLHGCRTGDAKITKGYRLPAAHVIHTVGPIYRDGRHGEPALLASAYRRSIEVAAENGCARVAFPAISAGVYGYPADEAARIAVSTVAKAMAEHPQVIEVRFWLFNEHLYRAFEQALRELHTMS; the protein is encoded by the coding sequence ATGAACGCTCAGATCACACTGCACAAGGGCGACATCACCACCGACGCCGAAGCCGACGCGATCGTCAATGCCGCCAACACGTCACTGCTCGGAGGCGGCGGTGTCGACGGCGCGATCCACCGTGCCGCTGGTCCCGAGCTCCTCGCCGAGTGCCGGACCCTGCACGGTTGCCGCACGGGTGACGCCAAGATCACCAAGGGTTATCGCTTGCCCGCCGCGCACGTGATTCACACCGTCGGCCCCATCTACCGCGACGGGCGCCACGGCGAGCCTGCGTTGCTGGCCAGCGCCTACCGCCGAAGCATCGAAGTGGCGGCCGAGAACGGCTGCGCCCGCGTTGCCTTTCCGGCCATCTCAGCAGGGGTCTATGGCTATCCCGCCGATGAGGCCGCGCGCATCGCCGTGTCCACCGTCGCGAAGGCGATGGCCGAGCATCCACAGGTCATCGAAGTCCGTTTCTGGTTGTTCAACGAACATCTGTATCGCGCCTTCGAGCAGGCCCTCCGCGAGTTGCACACGATGTCTTGA
- the dhaL gene encoding dihydroxyacetone kinase subunit DhaL has protein sequence MSEPVAITEYVVRTIAETAIDNEKYFCDLDSVVGDGDFGYSLARGFEKVLEQWDEFDRSSVATFLQKVAMVVTSRVGGTSGPIWGTAFLRASMVARKAETFDGATVVAMLRSAAEGIMARGGASLGEKTLLDALVPMTDTLERELNDGAPLGDVLDATAASAVEAAEATSKLEAKRGRAAYTGERSIGSVDAGATAVGVLATAVAKNWPGR, from the coding sequence ATGTCGGAGCCTGTGGCTATCACCGAGTACGTTGTGCGCACCATCGCCGAAACCGCAATCGACAATGAGAAGTACTTTTGCGACTTGGATTCGGTCGTCGGCGACGGAGATTTCGGGTATTCCCTGGCACGTGGCTTCGAGAAAGTCCTGGAACAGTGGGACGAATTCGACCGCAGCAGCGTGGCCACGTTCTTGCAGAAGGTCGCGATGGTGGTCACCAGCAGAGTCGGGGGCACCTCGGGCCCGATCTGGGGCACCGCGTTCCTGCGGGCGTCCATGGTGGCTCGCAAAGCCGAGACCTTCGACGGAGCCACGGTAGTCGCGATGCTGCGCTCGGCCGCCGAGGGCATCATGGCGCGCGGCGGGGCATCCCTGGGTGAAAAGACCCTGCTTGATGCGCTGGTTCCGATGACCGACACCCTCGAGCGGGAGCTCAACGACGGAGCTCCACTCGGTGATGTGCTGGACGCTACCGCCGCGAGCGCGGTCGAAGCGGCCGAAGCGACCAGCAAGCTCGAAGCCAAACGTGGGCGCGCGGCCTACACCGGCGAACGTTCAATCGGATCGGTCGACGCGGGAGCGACCGCGGTCGGAGTGCTCGCCACGGCCGTTGCCAAGAACTGGCCGGGACGCTGA
- the dhaK gene encoding dihydroxyacetone kinase subunit DhaK has protein sequence MKKFVNDPKQYVPEMLTGIALANPGTLKYVPEYNLIMRADAPNNDKVTIIQGSGSGHEPAHVMVVGPGMLDGACPGDVFAAPPMDYVYESGKLLASDKGILLLVNNYTGDKMAFEMAAEMLESEGYKVATLFINDDVAVKDSTFTVGRRGVAGNFFVMKACGAKAEQGADLEEVVRVGEKVNSVTRSMGIALTPCTPPAKGEPLFHLADDEMEVGVGIHGEPGRRRDKLGSADEIVDELLEAIVPDLPYNEGDEVALMVNGLGGTPISELYLLYGIAHRKLAERGIKVWRSYVGEYCTSLEMAGASITLVKLDDEIKELLSAPAEIAIRVF, from the coding sequence ATGAAGAAGTTCGTCAACGATCCCAAGCAGTACGTTCCGGAAATGCTCACCGGCATCGCCCTGGCGAATCCGGGCACACTGAAGTATGTGCCCGAATATAACCTCATCATGCGTGCGGATGCCCCGAACAATGACAAGGTCACCATTATTCAGGGATCCGGTTCGGGCCATGAGCCCGCGCATGTCATGGTGGTTGGCCCTGGAATGCTCGACGGGGCTTGTCCGGGCGATGTTTTCGCTGCTCCGCCCATGGATTATGTCTACGAATCGGGCAAGCTGCTCGCCTCCGACAAGGGAATTCTCTTGCTGGTCAACAATTACACCGGTGACAAGATGGCCTTCGAGATGGCCGCCGAAATGCTCGAATCCGAGGGCTACAAGGTTGCCACCCTGTTCATCAACGACGATGTCGCAGTGAAGGATTCGACATTCACCGTCGGACGCCGGGGGGTCGCCGGTAACTTCTTTGTGATGAAGGCCTGCGGCGCGAAAGCCGAGCAGGGCGCCGATCTCGAAGAAGTCGTCCGGGTGGGCGAGAAGGTGAACTCGGTAACCCGATCCATGGGCATCGCACTCACCCCGTGCACTCCCCCGGCCAAAGGCGAACCACTGTTCCACCTGGCCGACGACGAGATGGAAGTCGGCGTCGGTATTCACGGCGAGCCCGGGCGACGCCGCGACAAGCTGGGCAGCGCCGACGAGATCGTCGACGAGTTGCTCGAAGCCATCGTCCCCGATCTGCCCTACAACGAGGGCGACGAAGTCGCATTGATGGTCAACGGCCTCGGCGGTACTCCCATCTCGGAGCTCTACCTGCTCTACGGCATCGCCCACCGCAAGCTCGCCGAGCGCGGGATCAAGGTCTGGCGCAGCTACGTCGGTGAGTACTGCACTTCGCTCGAGATGGCCGGAGCATCCATCACCTTGGTGAAACTCGACGACGAGATCAAAGAACTACTGAGCGCACCCGCAGAGATCGCAATTCGGGTCTTCTGA
- a CDS encoding N-acyl homoserine lactonase family protein, translated as MTEMKVHVLSTGVMETDLTWLLLKGGKTIRDRYHKNDPVVWGDCPTHAVLIEHPEGRVLWDTGVPRDWETRWEPTGFQDFFPVREPVDGPGYLDTALADLDLGFDDIDILVLSHLHFDHAANAKLFNPAKTKILASTAELEGVKSITGYSQGAHIVSDYDGLAIDGIAGDDEILPGISVIQTPGHTWGTMSLKLDLENDGTKIFTSDAVYLSDSWGPPAVGAAIVWNNLAWLESVDKLRGIADATGAEMIFGHDAEQKKTLRFAPAGYYS; from the coding sequence ATGACAGAAATGAAAGTGCATGTCCTGTCCACCGGAGTCATGGAGACTGATCTGACCTGGCTCCTTCTCAAGGGCGGAAAGACCATCCGCGACCGGTATCACAAGAACGATCCGGTGGTCTGGGGCGACTGCCCCACGCATGCAGTGCTGATCGAACATCCAGAAGGACGTGTGCTGTGGGACACCGGCGTGCCACGGGATTGGGAGACTCGCTGGGAGCCGACCGGTTTCCAGGATTTCTTCCCCGTCCGTGAACCGGTCGACGGGCCCGGCTACCTCGACACCGCACTGGCCGATCTCGACCTCGGCTTCGACGACATCGACATTCTGGTGCTGTCGCATCTGCACTTCGACCACGCGGCCAACGCGAAACTATTCAACCCGGCCAAGACGAAGATCCTTGCCAGCACGGCCGAGTTGGAGGGCGTGAAGTCGATCACCGGATACAGCCAGGGCGCGCACATCGTCTCCGACTACGACGGTCTGGCGATCGATGGAATCGCCGGCGATGACGAGATCCTGCCGGGCATCAGTGTGATCCAAACCCCCGGCCATACCTGGGGAACGATGTCGCTCAAGCTCGATCTCGAGAACGACGGGACGAAGATCTTCACCTCGGATGCGGTCTACCTGTCCGACAGCTGGGGCCCGCCTGCGGTCGGTGCCGCGATCGTCTGGAACAACCTCGCCTGGCTGGAGTCGGTGGACAAACTGCGCGGCATCGCCGATGCCACTGGCGCCGAGATGATCTTCGGCCACGACGCCGAGCAGAAGAAGACACTGAGATTCGCGCCCGCCGGGTACTACTCATAG
- a CDS encoding FmdB family zinc ribbon protein, with product MILYDFVCTDGHDFEALIASMSDDAPSCPVCQAPSRRRLARLNIGGRADTGVSRDQMPRSWTQTGAGDRETIRHWHEVAAKREKLEERHPELAGDRRPILAHEGIFARKPLRAGDDIAAAVRDASSPTQSDTHKDKQQQ from the coding sequence ATGATTCTCTACGACTTCGTCTGCACGGACGGGCATGACTTCGAGGCCTTGATCGCCTCGATGTCGGACGATGCCCCGTCCTGCCCGGTCTGCCAGGCGCCGTCCAGACGGCGCCTGGCAAGGCTGAACATCGGTGGACGCGCCGATACCGGGGTTTCCCGCGACCAGATGCCACGGTCATGGACGCAGACCGGCGCAGGTGACCGCGAGACCATCCGGCACTGGCACGAAGTCGCCGCCAAACGCGAGAAGCTCGAGGAGAGACATCCCGAGCTGGCCGGCGACCGGCGCCCGATTCTGGCCCACGAGGGCATCTTCGCACGCAAGCCCCTTCGTGCTGGAGACGACATCGCGGCCGCCGTTCGTGACGCATCCTCACCCACGCAATCAGACACTCATAAGGACAAACAGCAACAATGA
- a CDS encoding alcohol dehydrogenase catalytic domain-containing protein: MKITGAVLEEIGRPRPYAESKPITVCELELDPPGPGEVLVRMEAAGICHSDLSVVNGNRPRPVPMLLGHEAAGIVEQLGDGVDDIEVGQRVVMAFLPRCGKCKNCLTDGKLPCIPGTAANTAGRLLTGGERLHRNGQKVFHHLGVSGFATHAVVDRRSIVPVGSDIPPQVAAVLGCAVLTGGGAVINAGAPADGDTVAVVGLGGVGMAALITALSLGKGDVIGVDALPDKLKRATELGASAVYTPQEAIDAGVKAPVVVEAAGHPRAFETAVKLTDVGGITVTVGLPAPGADATISPLGLTAEARTIMGSYLGSAVPARDIPTYAQLWREGKLPVDALISSIITLDEINSAMDALADGKAVRQVILFDA; the protein is encoded by the coding sequence ATGAAGATCACAGGAGCAGTACTCGAAGAAATCGGGCGTCCGCGTCCGTACGCGGAATCGAAGCCGATCACCGTCTGTGAGCTCGAACTCGATCCGCCCGGCCCCGGTGAGGTGCTCGTCCGTATGGAGGCGGCCGGCATCTGCCATTCGGATCTGTCGGTCGTCAACGGGAACCGGCCACGCCCGGTCCCGATGCTGCTGGGTCATGAGGCAGCCGGCATCGTCGAGCAACTCGGCGACGGCGTCGACGACATCGAGGTCGGCCAGCGGGTCGTGATGGCTTTCCTGCCGCGCTGCGGCAAGTGCAAGAACTGCCTCACCGACGGCAAACTGCCATGTATCCCCGGAACCGCCGCGAACACCGCCGGTCGGCTGCTCACCGGCGGAGAACGCCTGCATCGCAACGGCCAGAAAGTGTTCCACCACCTCGGGGTGTCTGGATTCGCGACCCATGCGGTGGTCGACCGCCGCTCCATCGTTCCGGTCGGGAGCGACATTCCGCCTCAGGTGGCGGCCGTCCTCGGCTGCGCAGTGCTCACCGGCGGTGGTGCGGTGATCAATGCCGGGGCTCCCGCCGATGGCGATACGGTCGCTGTTGTCGGGCTCGGTGGTGTGGGCATGGCCGCCCTCATCACGGCGCTGTCGCTGGGCAAGGGTGACGTCATCGGGGTCGATGCACTCCCGGACAAGCTGAAGCGGGCCACCGAACTCGGCGCGAGCGCGGTGTACACGCCCCAGGAGGCCATCGATGCCGGGGTGAAGGCACCTGTGGTCGTCGAGGCGGCAGGCCATCCGCGGGCCTTCGAGACCGCGGTGAAGCTCACCGATGTCGGCGGCATCACGGTCACCGTCGGCCTGCCGGCTCCCGGAGCCGACGCGACCATCAGCCCGCTCGGGCTGACAGCTGAAGCCCGAACGATCATGGGCAGCTACCTCGGCTCCGCAGTCCCCGCCAGGGACATTCCGACCTACGCGCAGCTGTGGCGCGAAGGGAAGCTGCCGGTCGACGCGCTGATCTCGTCCATCATTACCCTGGACGAGATCAACTCCGCGATGGATGCGCTGGCCGATGGTAAGGCCGTGCGTCAGGTCATCTTGTTCGACGCCTAG
- a CDS encoding PQQ-binding-like beta-propeller repeat protein — protein MVIALVWSVILASHSRPPTGMPDVEAGQYLATSGHREFLSNGPQTTIIETSHLPGAIAFSDPPLIMQQVLDTISYEQASAGYWIREIWQTRSAITSRLLMLSDDAGLVLYAIDGTDRLAFDSGLVELPADAVPGASWTSQATATDTDGVSTSWSRTGSIGSAAEQGCLEITTTDRYRDTETTSVTTRCPQRGIVAVDQAAAGEPPAVDTSGLRLRPHPDLMPASDPITTTILTGEVAMAVGMTTPPVAVGDGLVFANRTNGQLDFVSPGANGQWTLSTVRRPGLDMTASLDAGEMVVAATTDRALVAYDRHGRWVWQADLPDIASDLFWVDDEAAAALTLDGQLTIFAVSDGRTIRTTDMPAGSTVGPAVVQGDSGALIATASERQIAILNAEDRVTTLEVRDDVRSLAMTHQAVVVSDVTADLTAFTLAGDRLWRVGMPDSCRQLVATDELVVCRLPNAIAAIDPASGRVIWRAELSALAIYVADGQILSMGRQTTTLLSTSGDELGSWQIERTASNTWAVPMTGGLLVTSDIGEFEWWPA, from the coding sequence GTGGTCATCGCCCTCGTGTGGTCGGTGATTCTCGCCTCCCACAGCAGGCCGCCGACCGGTATGCCGGACGTCGAAGCCGGTCAGTACCTGGCCACGTCCGGACACCGCGAGTTCCTCAGCAACGGCCCACAGACGACGATCATCGAGACCTCGCATCTTCCGGGCGCGATCGCCTTCAGCGACCCACCCCTGATCATGCAGCAGGTTCTCGACACGATCAGCTACGAACAAGCATCCGCCGGCTACTGGATACGCGAGATCTGGCAGACACGCTCCGCCATCACCTCCCGATTGCTCATGCTGAGTGATGATGCCGGTCTGGTGCTGTATGCAATCGACGGCACAGATCGGCTCGCCTTCGACAGCGGACTGGTCGAACTGCCCGCCGATGCGGTGCCCGGCGCGAGCTGGACGTCACAGGCGACCGCGACCGACACCGATGGGGTCTCCACATCGTGGAGCCGGACCGGATCCATCGGATCCGCTGCCGAGCAAGGCTGCCTCGAGATCACCACCACCGACCGCTATCGCGACACCGAAACCACCTCCGTGACGACCCGCTGCCCGCAGCGCGGCATCGTGGCCGTCGATCAGGCGGCCGCCGGTGAACCGCCGGCGGTCGACACATCCGGTCTTCGACTCCGACCGCATCCCGACCTCATGCCGGCCTCCGACCCCATCACCACGACCATCCTCACCGGAGAAGTCGCGATGGCTGTTGGCATGACGACCCCACCGGTGGCCGTCGGCGACGGGCTCGTTTTCGCGAACCGGACGAACGGTCAGCTCGATTTTGTCTCCCCCGGCGCGAATGGGCAATGGACGCTCAGCACGGTTCGTCGTCCGGGGCTCGATATGACGGCATCACTCGACGCCGGGGAGATGGTGGTCGCAGCCACCACCGATCGCGCCCTGGTCGCCTATGACAGGCACGGACGATGGGTCTGGCAAGCCGACCTACCTGACATTGCCAGCGATCTGTTCTGGGTGGACGATGAGGCGGCCGCGGCATTGACCCTTGACGGTCAGCTGACGATCTTCGCGGTCAGTGACGGGCGCACCATCCGGACGACCGACATGCCAGCCGGATCGACGGTCGGACCAGCCGTCGTCCAAGGCGATTCCGGGGCACTGATCGCCACCGCGTCCGAACGGCAGATCGCGATCCTGAACGCGGAGGATCGGGTCACCACGCTGGAGGTGCGAGACGACGTCCGCTCGCTGGCCATGACGCACCAGGCAGTGGTCGTCAGCGATGTGACCGCCGATCTCACCGCTTTCACGCTCGCGGGCGACCGGCTGTGGCGGGTCGGGATGCCCGACAGTTGCCGCCAACTCGTGGCGACCGACGAGCTGGTCGTCTGCCGGCTGCCGAACGCCATCGCTGCCATCGACCCCGCGTCCGGACGAGTCATCTGGCGAGCAGAGCTGTCGGCGCTGGCGATCTACGTCGCCGATGGCCAGATCCTGAGCATGGGACGCCAGACCACCACCCTGCTCAGTACCTCCGGTGACGAACTCGGCTCCTGGCAGATCGAGCGCACAGCCTCCAACACCTGGGCGGTCCCGATGACCGGCGGCCTGCTCGTGACAAGCGACATCGGGGAGTTCGAATGGTGGCCAGCATGA
- the aldA gene encoding aldehyde dehydrogenase, producing the protein MAELTTYRNYVAGEFRATDQTIPVENPATGEVLAYAPRATPADVDDALQAAFDAKKSWALTPAPERASYLTKLAQAIRAHEAMFTDILVKEQSKTPELANVEVLFTADYLDYMAGFALRIEGSVMNSARPKESIFVLRKPLGVAVGILPWNFPFFLIARKLAPALVTGNTCVIKPASVTPINALEFAKVAAEVGLPRGVFSMLAGSGAIGEQMSADPRVDIVSFTGSVPVGSAIMAAASKNVTKVNLELGGKAPAIVLDDADLDLAVASIKASRVINTGQVCNCAERVYVTRGVADEFISKMTEAIASTTYGDPSVDKGLDMGALIDANAASRIGAMVDASVAQGATVLTGGKVADRGQGHHFQPTVLTDVTQDMPVIRDEIFGPVLPIMVVDDFDEAIQKANDSEYGLTSSLYTASLANAMKGMREIDFGETYINRENFEAMQGFHAGTRKSGVGGADGPLGVEEFTRTQMIYVEA; encoded by the coding sequence ATGGCCGAATTGACCACTTACCGCAACTACGTCGCGGGAGAGTTCAGAGCCACTGACCAGACCATCCCCGTGGAGAACCCCGCGACCGGCGAGGTTCTGGCGTATGCGCCGCGGGCGACCCCGGCCGACGTGGACGACGCTCTGCAAGCCGCATTCGACGCAAAGAAGAGTTGGGCGTTGACGCCGGCTCCGGAGCGGGCGTCCTACCTGACGAAGCTCGCCCAGGCGATTCGCGCCCATGAGGCGATGTTCACCGACATTCTCGTCAAGGAGCAGTCCAAGACTCCCGAGCTGGCAAATGTCGAGGTCCTGTTCACCGCCGACTACCTCGATTACATGGCCGGCTTCGCGCTGCGCATCGAGGGTTCTGTGATGAACTCCGCGCGTCCGAAGGAATCGATCTTCGTGCTCCGCAAGCCACTGGGTGTGGCGGTCGGCATTCTGCCGTGGAATTTCCCGTTCTTCCTCATCGCTCGCAAGCTGGCCCCGGCCTTGGTCACGGGCAACACATGCGTGATCAAACCAGCATCGGTGACACCGATCAACGCCTTGGAGTTCGCGAAGGTCGCCGCCGAAGTCGGGCTCCCCAGGGGAGTATTCAGCATGCTCGCCGGGTCCGGGGCAATCGGTGAGCAGATGTCGGCCGATCCGCGCGTCGATATCGTCAGCTTCACCGGTTCGGTTCCGGTCGGGTCAGCGATCATGGCCGCTGCCAGCAAGAACGTCACCAAGGTGAACCTCGAACTGGGCGGTAAGGCGCCGGCCATCGTCCTGGACGATGCCGACCTCGATCTCGCCGTCGCCTCGATCAAGGCCTCGCGGGTGATCAACACCGGCCAGGTCTGCAACTGTGCCGAACGCGTGTACGTCACCCGCGGCGTGGCCGACGAGTTCATCAGCAAAATGACCGAGGCCATCGCCTCCACCACCTACGGTGATCCGAGTGTTGACAAGGGTCTTGACATGGGTGCCCTGATCGATGCGAACGCCGCCAGCCGCATCGGTGCCATGGTGGACGCGTCGGTTGCGCAGGGCGCGACCGTGCTCACCGGAGGCAAGGTCGCCGATCGTGGACAGGGCCACCACTTCCAGCCGACAGTACTGACCGACGTCACCCAGGACATGCCGGTGATCCGCGACGAGATCTTCGGGCCGGTGCTGCCGATCATGGTGGTCGATGATTTCGATGAGGCCATCCAGAAGGCCAACGACTCGGAGTACGGCCTGACCAGCTCGCTGTACACGGCCAGCCTCGCCAACGCGATGAAGGGCATGCGGGAGATCGACTTCGGCGAAACCTACATCAACCGGGAGAACTTCGAGGCCATGCAGGGCTTCCATGCCGGTACCCGCAAATCCGGCGTCGGCGGCGCCGATGGTCCGCTCGGAGTGGAGGAGTTCACCCGTACGCAGATGATCTACGTCGAAGCGTAG
- a CDS encoding CHAD domain-containing protein — protein sequence MSKTASSVEGYWIEQIGLMRELPAAVTANEPESIHDLRAAGRRLKATIRVYRPLLRPQLAEALLAELDWYNSELGRARDAEVIHEHMAELFADRADAKPLLDELAGEQESLRQEAITILGGDRAAALVDLAGVMVAQPWRRSKARKGKGPTREQIMRRVGWAEQRVGKAWQEVDAHPEGRWAGLHLLRRRAKAARYAYESVAAARSGAAATARYYAELADLLGMVQDAVIVERVLAGRPGELTEYALDEQRRRSQAAEKRVADARKSATASTADSGRLATAPAQPPV from the coding sequence ATGTCTAAGACGGCGAGCAGCGTTGAGGGGTACTGGATCGAGCAGATCGGCTTGATGCGCGAGCTTCCGGCGGCGGTCACCGCCAACGAGCCTGAGTCCATCCACGACTTGAGGGCCGCGGGCCGCCGCCTCAAAGCCACCATCCGGGTCTACCGGCCGCTGCTTCGTCCGCAGCTCGCAGAGGCGCTTCTGGCAGAGCTCGACTGGTACAACTCCGAACTCGGCCGGGCCAGGGATGCCGAGGTCATCCATGAGCACATGGCCGAGCTGTTCGCCGACCGCGCCGACGCCAAGCCGCTGCTGGACGAGCTCGCCGGCGAGCAGGAGAGCCTGCGGCAGGAGGCAATCACGATCTTGGGCGGCGATCGCGCCGCTGCACTGGTGGATCTTGCCGGGGTGATGGTCGCCCAACCGTGGCGCCGATCGAAGGCCCGGAAGGGGAAGGGCCCCACCCGCGAGCAGATCATGCGCCGTGTTGGCTGGGCGGAGCAGCGCGTCGGCAAAGCGTGGCAGGAGGTCGACGCTCACCCCGAGGGACGATGGGCAGGCCTGCACCTGCTTCGCCGCCGGGCAAAGGCTGCCCGCTACGCCTACGAATCGGTGGCTGCCGCGAGATCAGGCGCAGCAGCCACGGCCCGTTACTATGCCGAACTGGCCGACCTGCTCGGCATGGTACAAGATGCGGTGATCGTCGAACGCGTACTGGCCGGGCGTCCCGGAGAGCTCACCGAGTACGCGCTGGACGAGCAACGGCGCAGGTCGCAAGCTGCTGAGAAACGTGTCGCAGATGCTCGAAAAAGTGCAACAGCATCGACTGCCGACTCGGGCAGACTAGCAACTGCACCAGCACAGCCGCCGGTGTGA
- a CDS encoding NADH:flavin oxidoreductase/NADH oxidase — translation MSEVSRALFEPIKLRGLEVRNRIWVPPMCQYVVDKQDGVPVAWHLMHYGSLARGGAGGVVVEATGVVPEGRISPQDLGLWNDHQRDAFAPIVELVHAQGAKLGIQLAHAGRKGSVYREWGTEAPGTSVPVSEGGWQTVAPSAVAFPGLAEPAALDQAGIDRVAAAFAAAARRAVDAGFDFVQVHGAHGYLLHEFLSPLSNHRTDSYGGTLENRARLLLQVVDAIRAEVGQAMPIAVRLSATEWVAGGFDIDETVTVVRWLGQHGADFVDISTGGNVKQAPIPVGPGYQVPYATAVKKATGVTTSTVGMIDSAFQAEQIVATGLADIVMVGREFLRDPSFALRAAETLQVAVGYIPAPYRRAYRR, via the coding sequence ATGTCTGAAGTCAGTCGCGCACTGTTTGAACCGATCAAGCTACGCGGACTGGAGGTCCGCAACCGCATCTGGGTACCCCCGATGTGCCAATACGTTGTTGACAAGCAGGATGGGGTCCCGGTCGCCTGGCACCTGATGCACTACGGCTCGCTCGCGCGCGGCGGTGCGGGTGGGGTGGTCGTGGAGGCTACCGGCGTGGTGCCGGAAGGCCGGATCAGCCCGCAGGACCTGGGCCTGTGGAATGATCACCAGCGCGATGCGTTCGCGCCCATCGTCGAGCTGGTGCACGCCCAGGGCGCCAAGCTGGGCATCCAGCTCGCCCATGCCGGACGCAAAGGCTCGGTCTATCGCGAGTGGGGCACGGAGGCACCCGGCACCAGCGTGCCGGTCTCCGAGGGCGGCTGGCAGACCGTGGCGCCGTCGGCGGTCGCCTTTCCCGGCCTGGCTGAGCCTGCCGCACTGGACCAGGCAGGCATCGACCGCGTGGCGGCAGCATTCGCCGCGGCCGCTCGCCGCGCCGTGGACGCGGGCTTCGACTTCGTGCAGGTGCATGGCGCTCACGGCTATCTTCTGCACGAATTTCTCTCGCCGCTGAGCAATCATCGAACCGATTCCTACGGCGGCACCCTGGAAAACCGCGCTCGGCTGCTGTTGCAGGTTGTGGACGCGATACGCGCCGAGGTCGGCCAGGCCATGCCTATCGCGGTGCGCCTGTCTGCCACCGAATGGGTGGCTGGCGGCTTCGACATTGATGAGACCGTCACTGTGGTGCGCTGGCTCGGCCAGCACGGCGCCGACTTCGTCGACATCTCTACCGGCGGCAATGTCAAACAGGCGCCCATCCCGGTGGGTCCCGGCTACCAGGTGCCCTACGCCACCGCCGTCAAGAAGGCCACTGGTGTCACCACCTCGACCGTGGGCATGATCGACAGTGCATTCCAAGCCGAGCAGATCGTGGCAACCGGCCTCGCGGACATTGTCATGGTAGGACGCGAGTTCCTGCGCGATCCGAGCTTCGCGCTGCGCGCCGCTGAAACGCTGCAAGTGGCCGTCGGCTACATTCCGGCGCCCTACCGGCGCGCCTACCGCCGCTGA
- a CDS encoding sigma-70 family RNA polymerase sigma factor, protein MFFDIVDTALLTAADEIRLAVAIEAGVTAERALMDGSLCCDVAAADLELIAELGRAARDEFFMGNLRMVANLALTWADRAGVSAEELFQEGCVGLGRAIQRWDWRRGYRFSSLAWPMVEAEISHAAMRRCGAIEASVFRLRSAFELRRAREQLETLLGHEVTVTELAGYLGRDVRTVAATVELSAPDRLSDDLMALLPDPAGECPPDELHAEVLRGLDELPPQEAALLRCSFGIGQPAMTRAATADRLGLSVSTTRRLELKALSRLRRLLLSAEAA, encoded by the coding sequence ATGTTCTTCGACATCGTTGATACCGCGCTCCTGACGGCCGCCGATGAGATCCGGCTCGCCGTGGCGATCGAGGCGGGCGTGACTGCTGAGCGTGCGCTGATGGATGGCTCGCTGTGCTGCGACGTGGCTGCCGCAGATCTCGAGCTGATCGCCGAGCTGGGGCGCGCTGCCCGTGACGAGTTCTTCATGGGCAACCTGCGGATGGTGGCCAACCTTGCGCTCACCTGGGCCGATCGGGCGGGCGTGTCCGCCGAGGAGCTCTTTCAGGAGGGCTGCGTCGGGCTGGGCAGGGCGATTCAACGCTGGGACTGGCGTCGCGGCTACCGATTCTCCAGCCTGGCCTGGCCGATGGTCGAGGCGGAGATCTCGCATGCTGCGATGCGCCGGTGCGGCGCGATCGAGGCCAGCGTCTTCCGGCTGCGGAGCGCTTTCGAGCTGCGGCGGGCCAGGGAACAGCTGGAGACGCTGCTCGGGCACGAGGTGACGGTGACCGAGCTGGCCGGGTATCTGGGGCGTGATGTGCGCACAGTCGCCGCGACTGTGGAGCTCAGCGCACCCGACCGGCTGTCCGACGATCTGATGGCGCTGCTGCCAGACCCTGCGGGGGAGTGCCCGCCCGACGAGCTGCACGCGGAGGTGCTGCGTGGGCTGGACGAACTGCCCCCACAGGAAGCAGCCCTGCTGCGGTGCTCATTCGGCATCGGTCAACCCGCGATGACCCGGGCAGCGACGGCGGATCGGCTGGGGCTCAGCGTGTCGACCACTCGACGGCTGGAGCTCAAGGCGCTGAGCAGGCTGCGGAGGCTGCTGCTGTCGGCCGAGGCCGCATGA